TCGAGTTGGCGACTATAACGTTATTGTCGTCGACTGGAGAAGAGCCGCAGCTGGAGTTTACTCAACATCAGTACAATCAGTTCCTGGAATTGGTCATCATCTTGGTCATTTTCTGAACTGGTTGATCTCCAGACACGGTGGTAACTGGAACAACGTGCATCTTGTTGGCTTCAGTCTAGGGGCTCATGTTGTTGGAAACGCTGGTCGCACCGTTAATGGACGTGTTGGACGTATAACTGGTACGGAACTATTTGTTACTATTTAAAGTTAAAGGTAATAATCTCTATTGAGCCTAGCATTTATACAGAAGTTTATTTCACTCTATATGAATGATATTTAGGCAATGTTTACCAAATATAccgtatttacaattttattaacctacatagtaactattagaaaaattaatataatttttttaaacaaatttcataactttggtccctgtggcagtgtacttgTAACGCTGACAGCATTTcatcgctgtattgcgatactcaTTCGttaagcgaggaaagcaccagctctgggggcATCGGTACTATCTGCGCCAACTTTAATCTTGAATTAGCTCTTGtccacttgaaccccacggtccaagtctctactccaaagggaattaaatcgaagttggaggaaagactcttatatttgagccgtttattattttccgtcTGCTCTGCGGCTACCCCAGCTTTATTGTCCGAGGGACATGATATTAGTAAATTGAATAATGGAAATATTCTTGTAGAAGTTCCTCAGCACTTTCTGTCCacctatgtttaaaaaaaaaatgtttatatattaaggaacatcagatacatgtatcacttattccacgtcattaaatctGCTGTAATACCCTTTCTCTGCTTTCATAGCTGTAATATCCTAATGGGTCGAACGGCAATTTCTTTACGCTTTGTAACTTTTCTTGTCAAAATAATAACAGCATACAATAGCCCCTCACTGTACGATGACTCAATTTAGATACTATCctattatcttctttcagGATTAGATCCCGCAGGTCCTCAATGGGGACCGAGGAATTCAAATACCCTAAGCAGAAACGATGGACGTTACGTAGAAACCATTCACACTGATGGCGGTAAACTGGGTATCTTTGATGTTATTGCTGACGCTGATTTTTACCCAAATGGTGGTAGACATAGACAGCCTGGGTGCGCATTAAGTCCGTGCTCTCACAGTCGTTCCTACGAATTTTTTGCTGCTAGCGTAACCCATGACCATTTTGTTGGAAGACAATGTAACAATCTTAACGAAGCACGCAACCAACGGTGTAATGGAAGGCAGCATAAGATGGGAAATGCTCAATTAAACAAAAGCGGGTAAGTTAAAATGCATATCATATAATTCGACTTTGggtccttcaataaaagagcgtaccaattcttgaaaggccggcaacggacTTGCGGCCTACTGGCAATGGAGTGTCGGAATGGCATGGGTGGCGGAttcacttataaaaaaaatacaattgaaattttaattcatgATATTGTTCTATTGTACAAAATGACAGAACATTTCTATAAATTGGTCAGGGTGGGGAGAATGTAAAATGAAAGATTTAAGACCAAAGTCAACGTTGTATTATTAATCGAACGGGCCTTAAATTTTCAACCGTTAATGTAAGTGTAATTAGTCGTAGTAGTCTCATGAAGTACCTAAAAGTAACACGGTAATTGATATCTAAcacaatttcaaattatatttattccttTTTCAGAAGTGGCCTGTATGGATTAACTACAGGTTCAAAACATCCATTCTAAAACAAAGGACCAGTAGACACAACgaacgtttaaaaatatttcaatgttaataaagattttctatatatatatcgtgTTGGTTTTCTTTCGAGTGatctttttaatgttttatacatataattaaaatattatagatagaacTTATTCacatcaaaaattataaaactcgGCCAATATATgcatttttcattataatgtatgtattgtcCTATTAATTGacgatattaattaaaatgagttACCGAAAACTGGATTTTCCAAATAAGTagttaaatttctttattattcatttaatacttcgtaacataataatatgtacgcttcaaaaactcaaaaagttcagCACCGGTCGAGCTGAAATTCTAGCAtgatatacgtatataatgcGCATCaatgattgtttttatcttttttttttcattataagtatatatttccataagtattgcaaaattaaacttatatgaactgttttctttgttttgtttcttatcTCTCAACtattcaatcacaatgtgccacagcgaagcgtggTAGAAAAAAgctagttaattataaaattggtaacccttttttaaaatacagctTGACAGTTTagttgttaaatatgtaattaatatttttcttcgcttaaaatagtttaataatttaatcgaAATTTTAAGTCTGAGTGAGTATTTGTTAAAGGGCTTACTTATGTTTAAACTTCTTTGttgaagtaatttttagtttaCATATTGTCTGAGCAGTATTGGCCAATAGGTAAATAacaagtcgtaggttcgaaatccggctgtgcaccaatgggctttctgtctatgtggtCATTTAACCGTCGTTCGGGTAACGATTTAAAAATACGTCGCCCAAATtggttagtaaataaaaattaatagtgcTATAAAACAATTACCTCGAAAATATAGCCAAGTTTCCAAAAActccaaataaaataaatgcagAAGCACATTCACGTAAACTTGAAAGTAACGGATTGAATGTGTCAGTGTAATTTCTGTCGAAATCTACATTCATAATAGCGGTTTGCATTTTGTTTCACATGGTTATTAACACGCtgcttgaaatattacaataatttatagaaaagtattaaatgtACGTTTCGTTTAACgaattttgaagttatacttcttgtTGGTGACGAGGCGAAGAATTAAAAGACTATTTTCGAAAAAGTGTGCAGCTGCGGAAGCAGTGTCGAGCGGCATGTAGTGTGGTCAGTGACCTCAGGCGAATGAACGAGACGAAAACACACCACACGCTCGCCCGGCCCCCGCCCCCCGCAGTTGCATCAcactatttattaacaaactaaacaaaactACAATTTCATCGTGCACACTTCTTTAGCCGCGATATGAacaattgatgagagtgaaattttacaatgcgcgcgcgcgaagatgctacggcattggacataatttaaaaacaacattaatataagagattaataataaatatttatttatttaatttttcaaatgtaaactgaactttattgactataatgactccttttccagtctttgataatttaactgtaattaattatttgcatgcaatcaaaaactatctttaataatgccaaagaagtataacttcttacgcgggtacataagtacacgcacccttttatttatacttggtCGCAACTCCGGCAGTCAAAATTACTTGGAGGGGTTCCAATCTAGGTCCCCCAAGATACCTACATAATCAGTATCATGAAATTCATGTAACGTATTTCTAAATCCAACCCCTCGTTCGTATGGTCGACGAAAAATGGTGATGAAACAGGggtgccttagacccaaaaattcgacgaTGTGTGTATTCGACAGGCACAGAAGGTAGATCATCTTGGCCTATAAGAAAGCAAAAGATCACgtatcaaattcaaattcaaattcaaaaatcatttattcacgtaggtaacacaatgtacacttgtgattcgtcattaaagaaataaatattaatgcttctaattttacatttactgccagttctcaaatcaagggcgtagaacggaagagaagaactggcaataaactctccgccactctttttaatcgccatgttttttttttttttttttttacacaacgtttgtaaggagctgcaaccattacaccatgttccacatgacattttaagtaattaataataagaacataaataaaaaacaaagacttgtcccctatcagcaggaggcatggtgaaataggagcacgcacttacattctcgtgggaacaacacgcaaacacatagtcgaaataattaacatcaccgcatacacgaattcaagtacgaccagtcaccacaagcagcacccgttcacgagtatgacgcatggccagccatcggccccctcgccatattttagggagagagacaacccgacgcatggacgccgccacaagcaatgacatttaagcgagcatgacgatccttgaaatgtggacttggctacataagaaaataataataatactgaaataattggataccacatggatcacggtttgttcccactttacattaaaacagtcgtggatgttgacgatcgccccagagtctggaaatgcagccgagagattcagtcgtgttacctataatatatactggagcaactcatatccaagcactaggatcgtttaaatattcatttatattataataagccttagcaagcagttttactttaatgtacgatttaaatttatttattgacaacgcttgtatctcactagggattttgttgaaaaaacgtatacaattgccttggaaagaattactcgttttatgcagccttctggttggtgcgctaattttgtctttattacgagtactataattatggaagctactattctttttaaagatatctatatttttccgcacatataaaatattctcataaatgtattgacttgccagagtcaaaatatgtaattccttaaatttgcttcggaccgactcccgtggggacaacccacagatcgctcttatagcccgcttttgcactacaaatatcgatttaatgtcagctgcattaccccacaaaataacaccatatgacattatactatgaaaatagctgaaataaaCAAGCTTTGCTGTGTTCTCATCCGTAAGATCGCGTATCTTTTTAACTGCGAACGCTGCGGAActtagcctattcgaaagaccttctatgtgtcggccccactggagtttactatctaaagtaattcccaagaacaccgcattatcaacaaagtctatttcctcgtctttaattattatttgagaatgactactttttacatttgtagttacaaatttaacacattttgtcttcttttcgtttaacttaagattatttgtattaaaccagTGAACTAC
The Pieris napi chromosome 1, ilPieNapi1.2, whole genome shotgun sequence DNA segment above includes these coding regions:
- the LOC125055171 gene encoding pancreatic triacylglycerol lipase-like, encoding MRLFVALSVYVALCTGSAIPNSDQYPPVPGDNSHYVEGVSRYIWMPDGDNKIHLVDLKATSKDAQLFNGFNNRYWLYTRRNPTNHQVLTVNDDNSVRNSNYNGNLPTKVVVHGWNSKGSSSMNPMIRDAFLRVGDYNVIVVDWRRAAAGVYSTSVQSVPGIGHHLGHFLNWLISRHGGNWNNVHLVGFSLGAHVVGNAGRTVNGRVGRITGLDPAGPQWGPRNSNTLSRNDGRYVETIHTDGGKLGIFDVIADADFYPNGGRHRQPGCALSPCSHSRSYEFFAASVTHDHFVGRQCNNLNEARNQRCNGRQHKMGNAQLNKSGSGLYGLTTGSKHPF